In the genome of Streptomyces racemochromogenes, one region contains:
- a CDS encoding glycerol-3-phosphate dehydrogenase/oxidase: MRTATLGPVQRAEALARMAEREVDVLVVGAGVVGAGTALDAVTRGLSTGLVEARDWASGTSSRSSKLIHGGLRYLEMLDFALVREALKERGLLLERLAPHLVKPVPFLYPLQHKGWERFYAGSGVALYDAMSVSSGHGRGLPTHRHLTRKRALRIAPALRKDALVGALQYYDAQMDDARYVATLVRTAAAYGAHCANRARVVGFLREGERVVGATVRDVEGGGEYEIRAKQVVNATGVWTDDTQALIGERGQFHVRASKGIHLVVPKDRIHSSTGLILRTEKSVLFVIPWGRHWIVGTTDTDWDLDKAHPAASSADIDYLLEHVNSVLAVPLTRDDVQGVYAGLRPLLAGESDATSKLSREHTVAHPVPGLVVVAGGKYTTYRVMAKDAVDEAVHGLDQRVAECVTEDVPLVGAEGYRALWNGRARMAARTGLHVVRVEHLLNRYGSLTEELLGLIEADPGLAEPVTGAEDYLRAEIVYAASHEGARHLDDVLTRRTRISIETFDRGTRSARECAELMAPVLGWDKQQIEKEVEHYEKRVQAERESQRQPDDQTADAARLGAPDIVPL, from the coding sequence GTGAGGACAGCGACACTGGGACCGGTACAGCGCGCGGAGGCGCTCGCCCGGATGGCCGAGCGCGAAGTGGACGTTCTGGTCGTCGGCGCGGGCGTGGTCGGCGCGGGCACCGCGCTGGACGCCGTGACCAGAGGCCTGTCCACGGGCCTGGTGGAGGCCCGTGACTGGGCGTCCGGGACGTCGAGCCGGTCGAGCAAACTGATCCACGGCGGCCTGCGGTACCTGGAGATGCTCGACTTCGCCCTCGTACGGGAGGCGCTCAAGGAGCGCGGGCTGCTGCTGGAGCGCCTCGCCCCGCACCTGGTGAAGCCGGTGCCCTTCCTGTACCCCCTCCAGCACAAGGGCTGGGAGCGCTTCTACGCCGGCTCGGGCGTGGCCCTGTACGACGCGATGTCCGTCTCCAGCGGACACGGCCGCGGCCTGCCCACCCACCGGCACCTGACGCGCAAGCGGGCCCTGCGCATCGCGCCGGCCCTGCGCAAGGACGCCCTGGTGGGCGCCCTGCAGTACTACGACGCCCAGATGGACGACGCGCGCTACGTCGCCACGCTGGTCCGGACGGCCGCGGCGTACGGGGCGCACTGCGCCAATCGGGCGAGGGTGGTCGGCTTCCTGCGCGAGGGCGAGCGGGTCGTCGGGGCCACGGTGCGTGATGTGGAAGGCGGTGGCGAGTACGAGATCCGGGCGAAGCAGGTCGTGAACGCGACCGGGGTGTGGACGGACGACACCCAGGCGCTGATCGGCGAGCGCGGACAGTTCCACGTACGGGCGTCGAAGGGGATCCACCTGGTCGTCCCGAAGGACCGGATCCACTCCAGCACCGGGCTGATCCTGCGGACCGAGAAGTCGGTGCTGTTCGTGATCCCGTGGGGCCGGCACTGGATCGTGGGCACCACGGACACGGACTGGGACCTGGACAAGGCGCACCCGGCGGCGTCGAGCGCGGACATCGACTACCTGCTGGAGCACGTGAACTCGGTGCTGGCGGTGCCGCTCACGCGGGACGACGTCCAGGGCGTGTACGCGGGCCTGCGGCCGCTGCTGGCGGGGGAGTCGGACGCCACGAGCAAGCTCTCCCGCGAGCACACGGTGGCCCATCCGGTGCCGGGCCTGGTGGTGGTGGCGGGCGGCAAGTACACGACGTACCGGGTGATGGCGAAGGACGCGGTCGACGAGGCGGTGCACGGGCTGGACCAGCGGGTCGCGGAGTGCGTGACGGAGGACGTGCCGCTGGTGGGGGCGGAGGGCTACCGGGCCCTGTGGAACGGCCGCGCCCGCATGGCCGCGCGGACGGGGCTCCATGTGGTGCGGGTGGAACACCTGTTGAACCGCTACGGGTCCCTGACGGAGGAACTGCTCGGGCTGATCGAGGCCGATCCGGGGCTGGCCGAGCCGGTGACCGGTGCGGAGGACTACCTGCGGGCGGAAATCGTCTACGCCGCCTCGCACGAGGGCGCCCGGCACCTGGACGACGTGCTGACCCGGCGGACCCGGATCTCCATCGAGACCTTCGACCGGGGGACCCGATCGGCGCGCGAATGTGCGGAATTGATGGCTCCGGTGCTGGGCTGGGACAAGCAGCAGATCGAGAAGGAGGTCGAGCACTACGAGAAGCGGGTGCAGGCGGAGCGGGAATCACAGCGCCAGCCGGACGACCAGACGGCGGACGCGGCACGGTTGGGGGCGCCCGACATCGTCCCGTTGTAA
- a CDS encoding nucleotide sugar dehydrogenase produces MPADLAVIGLGHLGLPLAQAAVAAGIETVGYDSGPATDSTLTAAEIRRMSAAGFRVTTNPAELGRVRTAVICAPTQLGADRALDLGAVGEAGRTLAARLRPHTTVILESAAHPGVTEDYLRPILEEGSGLRAGRDFHLAYSPSRLDPGNRTHTISNTPRVIGGLTPACTESAHAFYARLTEKVVRARGLREAETVQLLETNYRHVNIALMNEMAVLCHDLGVDLWDVIRCAETKPYGFQAFRPGPGVGGHGVPLDPNYLPHTTRTPGHPLRMVGLAQEINNRMPQYVIQRCATLLNEHGKSARGARVLLLGVTYKPDLADQEGSPAREIASRLLDLGAQISYHDPYIAGWRVRDQPVPRADSLYEAAANADLTILLQHHRTYDMQGLAVKAQLLLDTRGASPAGAAHRL; encoded by the coding sequence ATGCCCGCAGATCTCGCCGTCATCGGACTCGGCCACCTCGGCCTCCCCCTCGCCCAGGCGGCCGTAGCCGCCGGAATCGAGACCGTCGGCTACGACAGCGGCCCCGCCACGGACAGCACCCTCACCGCCGCCGAGATCCGCCGCATGTCGGCGGCCGGCTTCCGCGTCACCACGAACCCCGCCGAACTCGGCCGGGTCCGCACCGCCGTCATCTGCGCCCCTACCCAGCTCGGCGCCGACCGTGCGCTCGACCTCGGGGCCGTCGGCGAGGCGGGCCGCACCCTCGCCGCCCGGCTGCGCCCGCACACCACCGTGATCCTGGAATCCGCCGCCCACCCCGGCGTCACCGAGGACTACCTGCGGCCCATCCTCGAAGAGGGCTCCGGCCTGCGGGCCGGCCGGGACTTCCACCTGGCCTACTCCCCCAGCCGCCTCGACCCCGGCAACCGGACCCACACCATCTCCAACACCCCCAGGGTCATCGGCGGCCTCACCCCCGCCTGCACCGAGTCCGCGCACGCCTTCTACGCCCGCCTCACCGAGAAGGTCGTACGCGCCCGCGGCCTGCGCGAGGCCGAGACCGTACAGCTCCTGGAGACCAACTACCGGCACGTCAACATCGCCCTGATGAACGAGATGGCCGTCCTCTGCCACGACCTCGGCGTCGACCTGTGGGACGTCATCCGCTGCGCCGAGACCAAGCCGTACGGCTTCCAGGCCTTCCGCCCCGGCCCCGGGGTCGGCGGCCACGGCGTCCCCCTCGACCCCAACTACCTCCCCCACACCACCCGCACCCCCGGCCACCCCCTGCGCATGGTCGGACTGGCCCAGGAGATCAACAACCGGATGCCGCAGTACGTCATCCAGCGCTGCGCCACCCTGCTGAACGAGCACGGCAAGTCCGCGCGCGGCGCCCGCGTCCTCCTCCTGGGCGTCACCTACAAGCCCGACCTCGCCGACCAGGAGGGCTCCCCGGCCCGCGAGATCGCCAGCCGACTCCTCGACCTGGGCGCGCAGATCAGCTACCACGACCCGTACATCGCGGGCTGGCGGGTCCGCGACCAGCCCGTGCCGCGCGCCGACTCCCTCTACGAGGCCGCCGCCAACGCCGACCTGACGATCCTGCTCCAGCACCACCGCACCTACGACATGCAGGGCCTGGCGGTGAAGGCACAGCTCCTCCTCGACACCCGCGGCGCCAGCCCGGCCGGCGCGGCCCACCGCCTCTGA
- a CDS encoding GuaB3 family IMP dehydrogenase-related protein, translated as MTEIEIGRGKRGRRAYAFDDIAIVPSRRTRDPKEVSIAWQIDAYRFELPFLAAPMDSVVSPQTAIRIGELGGLGVLNLEGLWTRYEDPQPLLDEIAELDEARATRRLQEIYAAPIQADLIRQRIKEVRDSGVVTAAALSPQRTAEFSKAVVDAGVDIFVIRGTTVSAEHVSGAAEPLNLKQFIYELDVPVIVGGCATYTAALHLMRTGAAGVLVGFGGGAAHTTRNVLGIQVPMATAVADVAAARRDYMDESGGRYVHVIADGGVGWSGDIPKAVACGADAVMMGSPLARATDAPGKGNHWGMEAVHEDVPRGKKVDLGTVGTTEEILTGPSHTPDGSMNFFGALRRSMATTGYSELKEFQRVEVTVADSQHSR; from the coding sequence GTGACTGAGATCGAGATCGGGCGCGGCAAGCGCGGCCGCCGGGCGTACGCCTTCGACGACATCGCCATCGTCCCCAGCCGGCGTACGCGGGACCCGAAGGAGGTCTCGATCGCCTGGCAGATCGACGCGTACCGCTTCGAGCTCCCCTTCCTGGCCGCCCCCATGGACTCGGTGGTCTCCCCGCAGACCGCGATCCGCATCGGCGAGCTCGGCGGCCTCGGCGTGCTGAACCTCGAAGGCCTGTGGACCCGCTACGAGGACCCGCAGCCGCTGCTCGACGAGATCGCGGAGCTGGACGAGGCCAGGGCCACCCGCCGCCTCCAGGAGATCTACGCCGCGCCGATCCAGGCCGACCTGATCCGGCAGCGCATCAAGGAGGTGCGCGACTCGGGCGTCGTCACCGCCGCCGCGCTCTCCCCGCAGCGCACCGCCGAGTTCTCCAAGGCGGTCGTGGACGCGGGCGTGGACATCTTCGTGATCCGCGGCACCACCGTGTCCGCGGAGCACGTCTCCGGCGCCGCCGAGCCGCTGAACCTCAAGCAGTTCATCTACGAGCTCGACGTCCCGGTCATCGTCGGCGGCTGCGCCACCTACACGGCGGCCCTGCACCTGATGCGCACCGGCGCGGCGGGCGTCCTCGTCGGCTTCGGCGGCGGCGCCGCGCACACCACGCGCAACGTGCTCGGCATCCAGGTCCCGATGGCCACCGCCGTCGCGGACGTGGCCGCGGCCCGCCGCGACTACATGGACGAGTCCGGCGGCCGCTACGTCCACGTCATCGCCGACGGCGGCGTGGGCTGGTCCGGCGACATCCCGAAGGCCGTGGCCTGCGGCGCCGACGCCGTCATGATGGGCTCCCCGCTGGCCCGCGCCACCGACGCCCCGGGCAAGGGCAACCACTGGGGCATGGAGGCCGTCCACGAGGACGTGCCGCGCGGCAAGAAGGTCGACCTCGGCACCGTCGGCACCACCGAGGAGATCCTCACGGGCCCGTCGCACACCCCGGACGGCTCGATGAACTTCTTCGGCGCGCTCCGCCGCTCGATGGCCACCACCGGCTACAGCGAGCTCAAGGAGTTCCAGCGCGTCGAGGTCACGGTCGCGGACTCGCAGCACAGCCGCTGA